The genomic region CCTCAGATACAAACAGCGTACATGGGACATACTTGTACCAGAGAGAGAAATCCATTTCCGTGATCACAGAATTTCATGCGTATTGCATGCGTTTTCCGGTCTCTATTAATAGCAACATGACtgaaccatttaaaaataggGCTCAAAACACCACgtttttcttgtttacaaaattaaaatacatttgttgaGAAAAGGCTTTTGGCAAAATCAAGGTGAAGCACCAACTAACACTTGCTGCAATTTGTGTCAGTGAAACCTCCAGTATATTCAAGAAAACGGTCAATTTCCGTTCATTTTATGACGTAATAAATGCTTCTTCCCCTTGCATTTGAAATCGTCCAGATCCTTTGTATATAAACAATAGAACAGCTTTGCGAGAATGGTTATTTGTGCTGTGTCACCTTTCGTAAGGTATGTCCAGATAGCCCAGTGGTCAAGCGGGCCGGACCAGTAATGCACCTCCTATTTTTCGGTGTAAGTTCAAGTCTGCTCGCGATCAAcattttcttgtttactttttatatcttatttttgttgtaatttttCGAGGTTTCACTTAGCCTTACCAAGTTAAAAAGACGTCTACACAAACAAGATCCGACATATGCGTGTGTGCAAAAAGGTACACCACCGGTAAAGAAAACGCTCAAGATCACTgatatctgccccccgttgaccaagatccggatgtgaatacagaaaagagtgcttgtgttcaagtatcaatattttattaaagttgaatgaaagagaagaaacaggtggcctttttgcacagagcttaacataatttgacactgtattgcaaaaactgatagttgtcagtgtaaaaattggaaaaatcattgcctgtgcaactatgtaaattggttgtttgtagccttattccgtcttaacctcagggtcatgtattTTGTGAGACAATGCATTGGTCAACCCTATTTGTCTTGTGATTAAATTGTGTGTCTTagattgttctacagcagccagttacttgttgttgttttttttcaattgggactgttttaaagtgaaaagccaggttagtgtctatatgaaacttatagtaaaaataactgtggtcttaaGCCATTTCGTTGGCAGAATTCCCGAGTATCTACAGGACGTGAAAAGTATATGCCCAAATGGGCTACATTGAATAAGATAGCTTTTACTTATTATTTCATAGACAACTTGGTCACTCGTTTTAATGGCATCATGGATCATACATTCGGGTTCTTTAAGTACACCAATGCACGTATAACGTGTTCTAAAGAGTACTAACATGTTAATATATGGTTTCAAATAACACGTACGCTGTTTTTGTCTAAATTTCAGATAgtcagtaaatgttttaaacttagCATATTTTCTATGCCACCACTTACTCTTTGGTTCGGTAGGTAAGCATGGCAGAtattcaaaatatcaacattcCGTCCCATGATTATTTCTTGAAAGCAGCTTGGGTGCCTTTGGAAGCAAGAAAAGATAcagttgaattttaaatattgccacaagacaaggtttccatggtGCTACatacgacggtcttcaacaagggatgTTATTgcgtgatgacaataaaaaagtagtttCATATGCGTTTTTTAACGTGTCATATATAATAGCGGACATCGCATTCTGAAATCCTCGgtcattttttatagaaaacaacctcggatataaataaatttatttaaatacggtacatctgtagaagtagttcttattttttttaattaaatcattaattaaatgtagtgttttagcttgtagttattgatctaagttaaaattgattgccagtgaagtgtattattgcaaacataattaagattcacaagagttaagtcattaagttaaaCTATTAAATTAATCTACGTGATCttcttgcagcggacttaaacataccgatttctgagtatgtaaaccgtccatgtACATCCGAGGATATTTtcgctaaaaaaataaaaagccaaGGAGCTCCCAATTCGGACATCGTTGTGGTGGGGCAGATGTAATACGTGACTGTGTTCATCGAATATGGCGCTGAATGGCGaaccaaattgatattaaacatttacCCTTTGGGTAAACATTCAGCGAAATGGACATACTTTTGAAATGCTGACATTCTAAATGGCGACATGAGTGTCTAACAAGTAAGAACAACATCCTGAATGTCGACGCCTTTTTACATACTGAATATCGAACTTAATGCTTAATAACAAGCCAACCCAACATTCATCATTTCGCTTAAGAAAATGTGGGTGAAATGGTTAGCAATAAGaacataatttcataattttcgCCCTACTTGTACGTCAATGTGTATTGACAGTCAACACTTGCGCCGCTGTAAGATGGacaggaaacaaacaaaatgttataaagccacaaaaaaagtttatttggAGTTTCCCTAACCATATTTTAGGTGTGGGTAGGTGGGGGTTTTGTTGTCGTTTCTTAACGAAAATTCTGTGATGAAAAACGAATAAAAAACACCTGAGAACGTTAAAAAATCGCGTCGTGGGTATTTATGTGAGTCGGTCGAGTAACACCAAATTAACGACATTAATTGTGGTCGAAACTGTCCGTTACTATACGGGCTACTAAGTTTATTTGAATGTATAGATTTGCCCAGTAAAAGAGTATTCATTCGAGTTTAATCTAAGACGGATAATACTGGATGTTGAAAGCGAATTCTTATCCAAGAGTTGCGTCTCTTTTCTCAATCCCAAGCTCAACGCAGAGTGCACAAATAAGAATTTATTTGTAtagtcaaataaaaacattctctGTATAACACCAattattaacaaacatatttatgtacatTGCACAAAGTGAATTAATATAGCACATTTAgagtatttgaaataataaatgcatagTTAAACAACATTTGAGCAATCCTCGCTATTAGCGATCTTCAAATCTATGTACAGAACAAGTTTACTCTAAATTCAATTAATACAAGGCCACTTCCTTTTTATCCATTGGTTTACAATTTCGGCAAAGGCTTATCTTGCGATTATCGAAAAAGTGTAATCTACTGGTCTTCTGATTAAAAAGAGGTAACCAATATCACTCAAAGGAGGAAAAACGCAGCgcattttatatgaaactttcaaatttgataaataaataagcgAGACATGTCGATTTTGTGGGCCAAGTGACTTTAGGAATAAAAAATTAAGATAaagaaaaattaattaatttgtcTGTCCATGTTTTCAGCTGTGGTCCCTTATTTCCgactataaacaaaacatatctgCTTAGTATAAAGCAAGTAAATTCACATATCAGACCTACATATTATAAAGGTAAATAATGATTGATCTGCGAAAAACTAATGTCAGTACAgttttaagtattaaaacttGTTCTTGATAATGAGTTCCGCTGAGTTTGAAATcttttatcaaatacatttgtatattgtactaaatattttcaaacgtGCCACATGAGTCGATTTTTTAGCGCAATTAAAAGGTCACATCTTAATGCGGTTGACTCGCAAATGTTGAACTTTTTACGGGTCCAACATGAAATCAAATTAAGTTTAATCTATTCTAAACCCACAGGTCATGGTCACACATGTTTGTGGTCAGGATTGAGTCGCAGGTGCTTCTCAAGTTCCTTAGGGAACGAGAATGACGTCTGACAGGCCCCGCATAGGAAGGGCTTCACGTCCGCGTGCTTCGTTGTCCGGTGGTACTTAAGGTCGTCCCCACGGAAAAAGGATGAGGGGCACAGGTCGCAGGTGTACGGCTTTTCCCCTGTGTGGTAGCGCACGTGGCGCTCACGATTTGGGCGCGAGGTGAACGCCTTGCCGCAGTAGCTGCACAGGAAACGCCGATGCACCTTGACGCCGTGAGTGTCAAAAGTCTCAAACTCATCGAACGTTTCCTCGCACAGTTCGCACGTAAAAGGCGCCTTCGTGCTAAACAGTACTTCCGGAGTTACTACCTTTTCAAACCCAGGGTTCCGCACCTTTAGGTTAATTGTGGTTGGCGAGCTACGACTCAGTGAAGATGTTGAAAACTCAGTGTCCATGCCTAGAACGGACGATTTACTGTATGGCTTGATCGAATCACTGGTGTTATCATTATCAGTGGTATTGCTTTCATCGGACAGGTTAAATTTACTAATCTCTTGGAGGAAGTCGTTGTCATTGGGTTCATGTGTTTTGTCAGTTTCTCGACGAATCTTCAATTTCATGCCCTCTAAACTTGCCGACATCGTAGGGGTCTTCGATTTGGGAGATGTACGCGAGGACTTTGAAGTTGGACTTAAATTCAAACCCTCTAAACTTTCATCATCATTCTCCTTCTTTGGCGAAAGATCAAATACGGCCGGTTCCAACCCAAATTTGGCCTGGATCTTCTGTACTTGTTTCATAGTACTCTGGAACATTTTAAGGTGCGTAAGTGAGAGGGGCGCTGCTTGTCCTGGAATTATCTCCCCTGTCTGGCCATTATCTGGACTGGACTGAAATGATGGCGTCTCACTCGCGTCGTTGCTGTTTTCATTTTCGTAACCTCGAGCTCTTTTGGGTAACTGAATATGGCGACGCTCATGAGGGATGCCAGATTTTCTCTTGTTCGGAGTGGGAGACCTTTTCGTATCTTCCTTCTCAACAGGTGTCAACGCTCGGAAATCCGAGATGTTACTCAACACTGATGAACGGCTGTCATCTTCGTACAAATCTTTCATGACGTAGTTGTACGCGGACATTTCAGCGTCGTGGAAACGTCTTTTAGCAACGTCATTAGCCATTTCCTCTTCAAGACTGATGTCGGAGCCGCCTTGTTCGTGGCGGGAGGATATGTGGCGTTGGAGGTAAGTCTCTGAGCCAAACCCCTGCTGACACTCCGCGCACCAGTACTCACTGGACCCATTTGAGGTTCCTTCCGCTTCGTTGGAACCATCTTCGCGCTTATTTCCGTCTATAACATTGTTATTCTCTTCAACTGTTCCGTTGGTAAGATCCACAGCACGGCTTAGTAAGTTAACCGGGAAAGTTTGAAGGCGCATTTCGGTAAAATCGGTATCTGTCTCCAAGTTTGACCACTTCGGCAAGGTTTGTAATTCGTGTTTGTCTCGAGGCTCCATTTCACCCAGCAGGTCTGACTTTGGTATGTGTGTCAGCATGTGCTCCCGTAGATTAGACGGGTAACGGAACTGCTTTTGACAGACGCTGCACGTGTGTTGCCGGGACTGCACGTGAGTATGTTCGTGCCGTTGAAACTGCTCAAAACTAGGGAAGGTAAGATCGCAAAAACAACACTGGAATGAATGCACGAAGTCGTCTCCCTTGTGTTTCTTCAGATGCTCCGTGTAACCGAACGGGTCGGAATATGTGACGTCACAGTGAGTGCACATGTACTTTCTCAAAGAGCCGTGTGTGAGCATGTGCTTGTTGTACATAAGGGCGTTGGAGCCCACGAATGCACACAAAGAGCAGCGGTAGTCCTGGCCGTCCGCGTGCGACTCCCGGTGCTCCTTAAACTTCCACAAGTCTGTGAAACACTCACCGCAGTGCGAACACACGTGGAAAGAAGCCGTCCCGTGATCTTTCATCATGTGGCTCTTAACGCCGACGCGGTCTGCGTATCCAGTTTGACACGTGGCGCAGCGGTACGGCTTCTGGAATGAGTGACGTAACAGGTGACGCTTAAAATCGTCGTTACGGGAAAAACTCTCTGAGCATTTATGACATCGGTACGGTTTTACGCCGGTGTGAAGCCGAATGTGACGCTTCATGTTGTTGCGTGATGTAAACGTGGATAGACATATCAAGCAGGTAAAGTGACCATGTTCAGTAACATTGTGCGTTTCAAATGATCTCACTTCTTCAAGCGTCTGTCCACACTTCTTACACAAGATGTTCTTCGCGGttgaaattgtcattttttccaAATGCAACTTGTCATACTCGGAGGACCCGTTCAAACTTATGCCGTTACTGTTATGTTTATCAACTGTCGTCGTTGCCGTTGTCAACTTTGGTATTGACGTCAACTCTATAGTTGGTTCATCCTGGGTCTCTTCTGGCTCAGACTTTACTTTCAGTGTATCAAACAGTCGACTACTTATGGCACTGGTGGTGCCCATTGACGTCAACGCCACGGAATGTTTATGATTGTCATACATGGGCATAGACAAGCTGACAGACGAACTAGAAGAAGTGTTAAGGGAACGACTAGCGCACTCTTCAGGTAACGATATTTCACCGTTTGTCGTGTGTGACGTATCGTCTGAAACTTCTTTTTTGAATTGCTGACGTATCTTTACCACGTGCTCTACTCCGTTGTCTACGGTGACGCATATGACGCCCTCTATCTCCAGGCGTCGGTTGAACTTGACGGCGTCACGGCATAACGTCGATATCGTCTGCTCTAGGAATCGAGAAACGACGTCTCGTGATCGAGACATCATCATCGTCGAGGATGACATCAAGCGATGAGAATTTACCAATCCACCTGCAAAAGAAATGCGTAACATTAAACAgtcaagtttaatttgaaaatgatctCAGTATCTGTAAGGGCCTTTACATAGTAAGAAATCCATAGTGTAAATcatgtttgcattatattgtCATTTGATCGTCTGAACGTGTTTACAGAAGTTAAAATATGAATAGCTCgtgatcaaaatgataaaattgagCGATCGCTGTGCAGGACAGTCTGGGTCGCATACGGGGAAGATACAGAACAGGAAGAAATATTGCATTGTTATAAGTAGTGGTACTtgatatatgcatgatttttcTTTTCCTGATTTATCCAGAAGTAAAGGAAATGGGAGACCttcacatgtacatgtgtaattTAAGTGCAACTTGCATTAGCAAGGACGATAGGTTTACGTGTATTCCAAATATATTCTGACATGAAAGACTTGAAGAAGTTTTCCAAAACAATAGCATTGACATCCAGTACGTTTTTAACTGCTATGACATTATGCTTGTATGGTTGATGGCAATGACAATTTCTATGTTGGTAAGTGAAACGTATTCATATgagaaaaacaactttttacatatatagacagacagacagacagacagacagacagacagacagacagacagacaagacaag from Mya arenaria isolate MELC-2E11 chromosome 3, ASM2691426v1 harbors:
- the LOC128225640 gene encoding uncharacterized protein LOC128225640 gives rise to the protein MSSSTMMMSRSRDVVSRFLEQTISTLCRDAVKFNRRLEIEGVICVTVDNGVEHVVKIRQQFKKEVSDDTSHTTNGEISLPEECASRSLNTSSSSSVSLSMPMYDNHKHSVALTSMGTTSAISSRLFDTLKVKSEPEETQDEPTIELTSIPKLTTATTTVDKHNSNGISLNGSSEYDKLHLEKMTISTAKNILCKKCGQTLEEVRSFETHNVTEHGHFTCLICLSTFTSRNNMKRHIRLHTGVKPYRCHKCSESFSRNDDFKRHLLRHSFQKPYRCATCQTGYADRVGVKSHMMKDHGTASFHVCSHCGECFTDLWKFKEHRESHADGQDYRCSLCAFVGSNALMYNKHMLTHGSLRKYMCTHCDVTYSDPFGYTEHLKKHKGDDFVHSFQCCFCDLTFPSFEQFQRHEHTHVQSRQHTCSVCQKQFRYPSNLREHMLTHIPKSDLLGEMEPRDKHELQTLPKWSNLETDTDFTEMRLQTFPVNLLSRAVDLTNGTVEENNNVIDGNKREDGSNEAEGTSNGSSEYWCAECQQGFGSETYLQRHISSRHEQGGSDISLEEEMANDVAKRRFHDAEMSAYNYVMKDLYEDDSRSSVLSNISDFRALTPVEKEDTKRSPTPNKRKSGIPHERRHIQLPKRARGYENENSNDASETPSFQSSPDNGQTGEIIPGQAAPLSLTHLKMFQSTMKQVQKIQAKFGLEPAVFDLSPKKENDDESLEGLNLSPTSKSSRTSPKSKTPTMSASLEGMKLKIRRETDKTHEPNDNDFLQEISKFNLSDESNTTDNDNTSDSIKPYSKSSVLGMDTEFSTSSLSRSSPTTINLKVRNPGFEKVVTPEVLFSTKAPFTCELCEETFDEFETFDTHGVKVHRRFLCSYCGKAFTSRPNRERHVRYHTGEKPYTCDLCPSSFFRGDDLKYHRTTKHADVKPFLCGACQTSFSFPKELEKHLRLNPDHKHV